Proteins encoded within one genomic window of Lysinibacillus louembei:
- a CDS encoding metal ABC transporter solute-binding protein, Zn/Mn family, whose amino-acid sequence MKKTFYFFLFAIVALLAACGSEEQNSSEDTISVYTTVYPLQYFTERIGGEFVNVQSIYPAGANEHSFEPTQKDMMALADADMFFYIGQGLEGFVENAKKTLANEHVKLVATANNISEAQFHISTGHVHAEDEEEHDHDHEGEHEEHGHHEHDTHVWLSPVLSKELALAIKDELVATLPEQEAFFTKNYEALTKELDQLNADFEEMAASTAKKTFFVSHAAFGYIAGHYGFNQVPVAGLNSQSEPSQKQLAKIVDLAKAENIQYIFFEQNVSSNLTSVIQKEVGAEALTLHNLSVLTKDDIKNNETYFTLMQHNIEQLAKALQ is encoded by the coding sequence ATGAAAAAAACTTTTTATTTCTTTTTATTCGCTATCGTCGCATTGCTAGCAGCATGTGGTAGTGAGGAGCAAAATTCATCTGAGGATACAATTTCTGTTTATACAACTGTTTATCCACTGCAATATTTTACAGAGCGTATTGGCGGTGAATTCGTGAATGTTCAGTCGATTTACCCTGCTGGCGCAAATGAGCACTCATTCGAGCCAACACAAAAGGATATGATGGCACTAGCAGATGCTGACATGTTCTTTTATATTGGGCAAGGGTTAGAGGGCTTTGTAGAAAATGCTAAAAAAACATTGGCAAATGAGCATGTCAAATTAGTTGCAACTGCAAACAATATTTCAGAGGCTCAATTCCATATTTCTACAGGGCACGTGCATGCAGAGGATGAGGAAGAGCATGATCACGACCATGAAGGTGAGCATGAGGAACACGGTCATCATGAGCATGACACACATGTTTGGTTATCTCCTGTTCTTTCAAAGGAGCTTGCGCTCGCCATTAAAGATGAGTTAGTCGCTACATTGCCTGAACAAGAGGCTTTCTTCACAAAAAATTATGAGGCTTTAACAAAAGAGCTTGATCAATTGAACGCTGATTTTGAAGAAATGGCTGCCAGCACAGCAAAGAAAACATTTTTCGTATCGCACGCAGCATTCGGCTATATTGCAGGACATTACGGCTTTAACCAAGTACCTGTTGCAGGCTTAAACTCACAAAGCGAGCCGTCACAAAAACAGCTAGCTAAAATTGTGGATTTAGCAAAGGCAGAAAACATTCAATATATTTTCTTTGAACAAAATGTTTCTTCTAATTTAACATCTGTCATTCAAAAGGAAGTTGGAGCAGAAGCATTAACATTGCATAATTTAAGCGTATTAACGAAGGATGATATTAAAAATAATGAAACGTATTTCACATTAATGCAGCATAATATTGAGCAATTGGCAAAGGCTTTGCAATAA
- the yidD gene encoding membrane protein insertion efficiency factor YidD codes for MKYPFIWIIQFYRKYISPMTPPTCRFHPTCSSYGLEAFQKHGAIKGFILTTTRILKCHPLHPGGFDPVPEKWPSKKK; via the coding sequence ATGAAATATCCCTTTATTTGGATCATCCAATTTTACCGCAAATATATTTCACCTATGACACCGCCAACCTGCCGCTTCCACCCTACTTGCTCAAGCTATGGATTGGAAGCCTTTCAAAAGCATGGGGCAATAAAAGGATTCATTTTAACAACAACGCGCATACTAAAATGCCATCCACTGCATCCAGGTGGCTTTGATCCAGTGCCAGAAAAATGGCCTTCGAAAAAAAAATAA
- a CDS encoding transposase: MKKCPMYVSITDLTCSHIPNLSSNEFKVELEPAIARIFTKLFHQINGLEGHNLWRAHLPYIPYHYDALNHDIDRRLQKIYVLLHEFGDERTKKFVEQLPYFKAI; the protein is encoded by the coding sequence ATGAAAAAATGTCCGATGTATGTTTCGATAACGGATTTGACATGTAGCCATATCCCAAATTTATCGTCAAATGAATTTAAAGTAGAGCTAGAGCCTGCAATCGCCCGTATTTTTACAAAGCTATTTCATCAAATCAATGGTCTTGAAGGGCATAATTTATGGCGTGCCCATTTGCCTTATATACCGTACCATTATGATGCCTTAAATCATGATATTGATCGACGTCTACAAAAAATTTATGTCCTGCTGCATGAATTTGGTGATGAGCGTACGAAAAAGTTTGTTGAGCAATTGCCTTATTTTAAAGCTATATAA
- a CDS encoding NUDIX domain-containing protein codes for MFTFIDENGYKVVLRFDQGPFEIEPRHVLALVQHQGKWLCAVHRVRGVEFPGGKQEEGETLLQAAAREVYEETQVHIKDVEWFAYYVVHTETPFCKAVFTAKVEDIEAFVGEYETAGRLWLTTDELLHHPNLSFYMRDAGMKKMLQEVNRDEERWND; via the coding sequence ATGTTTACGTTTATAGATGAAAATGGCTATAAAGTTGTTTTGCGTTTTGATCAAGGCCCTTTTGAAATTGAGCCTCGCCACGTTTTAGCACTTGTTCAACATCAAGGGAAATGGCTGTGTGCAGTACATAGAGTGCGTGGAGTAGAATTTCCAGGGGGCAAGCAGGAAGAAGGCGAAACGCTGTTACAGGCAGCAGCACGTGAAGTTTATGAGGAAACGCAGGTACATATAAAAGATGTGGAATGGTTTGCTTATTATGTAGTACATACAGAAACGCCGTTTTGCAAGGCAGTATTTACAGCAAAAGTGGAGGATATTGAAGCATTTGTAGGTGAATATGAAACGGCAGGGCGGCTATGGCTAACAACAGATGAGCTATTGCATCATCCGAATTTAAGCTTTTATATGCGCGATGCAGGCATGAAAAAGATGTTACAGGAAGTGAACCGTGATGAAGAAAGATGGAATGATTGA